Part of the Bacteroidales bacterium genome, AGCTAACCCTTCAAAAACGGAGGCTAATGTAGAAGCAAAGCAAATAAACAAAAGCGAAGCCATCAAAGCATTAAAACAAAATGCGAAAGCCTTAGCTTTTTATGCACAATCGCATAAAAACAAAGGAGGTGGAGGCGAACAAATTGTTGCACTTTTACTCTGCTTCTTTTTAGGATTCCTTGGCATTCATAGCTTTTATTTAGGGAACAAGAAAAAGGGAGTCCTTTGCAAGGCTATTAACATGCAAATATGTGATTGTTAATAACTTATTGATGTTTTTATTTAAAATTCCAGAAATAATGGTTATTTTAGCGTTATGAAATTAGAAAAATCAGGAAATATGA contains:
- a CDS encoding NINE protein encodes the protein MVEKKASPAVAINNTVAEVQSEPMTEANAQPIFHQKAEEHLVITTQTAFAHKANPSKTEANVEAKQINKSEAIKALKQNAKALAFYAQSHKNKGGGGEQIVALLLCFFLGFLGIHSFYLGNKKKGVLCKAINMQICDC